From Micromonospora rifamycinica, a single genomic window includes:
- a CDS encoding ABC transporter ATP-binding protein: MDDTAVRLTGLTRRFGPVRAVDGIDLTIAPGSTVALLGPNGAGKTTTIALLLGLTPPDTGTVTLFGRSPVEAVRAGRVGAMLQDAGFPAGATVRDVIELARALYPRPLDTARVLALAGLTDRADRRLDRLSGGESQRARFAFAMAGGPDLLVLDEPGAALDVAARQVFWAAIRRYAADGHTVLFSTHHLHEADEYADRVVMLAGGRVVADAPPARLRTLAGGRTVAFDLADGPVTGLDLLPGVRSVRVDAGRVSLTTDDADATVLALATGRGFRGLSVTDAGLEAAFLALTAPEGEH, from the coding sequence ATGGATGACACCGCGGTACGCCTGACCGGGCTCACCCGGCGGTTCGGCCCCGTCCGGGCCGTCGACGGGATCGACCTGACCATCGCCCCGGGCAGCACGGTCGCCCTGCTCGGCCCCAACGGCGCGGGAAAGACGACCACTATCGCGCTCCTGCTCGGCCTCACCCCGCCCGACACGGGAACGGTGACCCTGTTCGGCCGGTCGCCGGTCGAGGCGGTCCGGGCCGGCCGGGTCGGGGCGATGCTCCAGGACGCCGGGTTCCCGGCCGGCGCCACGGTGCGGGACGTGATCGAACTCGCCCGTGCCCTGTATCCCCGTCCGCTGGACACCGCCCGGGTGCTCGCCCTGGCCGGGCTGACCGACCGGGCCGACCGCCGGCTGGACCGGCTCTCCGGTGGCGAGAGCCAGCGCGCCCGGTTCGCCTTCGCGATGGCCGGCGGCCCGGATCTGCTGGTCCTGGACGAACCCGGCGCGGCCCTGGACGTCGCCGCCCGGCAGGTCTTCTGGGCGGCGATCCGCCGGTACGCCGCCGACGGCCACACCGTCCTGTTCAGCACCCACCACCTGCACGAGGCCGACGAGTACGCCGACCGGGTGGTGATGCTGGCCGGCGGGCGGGTGGTGGCCGACGCCCCGCCCGCGCGGCTACGGACGCTGGCCGGCGGCCGCACGGTGGCCTTCGACCTCGCCGACGGGCCGGTGACGGGCCTCGACCTGCTGCCCGGCGTCCGGTCGGTGCGGGTGGACGCCGGGCGGGTGTCGCTCACCACCGACGACGCCGACGCGACCGTGCTGGCGCTGGCCACCGGCCGGGGATTCCGGGGTCTGT